The following are encoded together in the Thalassolituus oleivorans MIL-1 genome:
- a CDS encoding FHA domain-containing protein, with product MSDVVEDNNIGGAWTLPVSPKPPEVLPRIADAEVARLKGATGGAAIVLLSDMPVDNKLLDMPSDGSYVVGSAATTDLIINHESVGAEHFELVANEGQYKVTNLALLQGTWVNEKRIRSQKLVNKDIIRSGCVEFVFLT from the coding sequence ATGAGTGACGTCGTTGAAGATAACAATATTGGTGGCGCATGGACTTTGCCGGTGTCGCCGAAACCGCCCGAGGTGCTTCCTCGTATTGCCGATGCAGAAGTTGCCCGCCTAAAGGGTGCTACTGGTGGCGCAGCAATTGTTTTGCTATCAGATATGCCCGTAGATAATAAATTGTTAGATATGCCCAGTGATGGGTCTTATGTTGTTGGTTCAGCCGCCACTACAGATTTAATCATTAATCACGAATCGGTGGGAGCTGAGCATTTCGAACTCGTTGCTAATGAAGGGCAATACAAAGTCACCAACCTAGCATTACTACAAGGAACTTGGGTTAACGAAAAACGAATCCGCAGCCAAAAACTGGTGAATAAAGACATTATTCGCAGTGGTTGCGTTGAATTTGTGTTTTTAACCTGA
- a CDS encoding multiheme c-type cytochrome: MNKGLLPIIFAFFICAASAVQALPQNDERVHEGVASCANSVCHGRAAPKDGSDVNLNEYRIWLKNDAHSLAYKVLLNDKSKMIAANLGLPDAHTAKICLDCHADNVAPEYRGAKFQISDGVGCESCHGGSQNWLATHTGKDATHPQNLANGLYALTDPDAKAGLCLSCHQGTKDKLATHKIMGAGHPRLRFDMAVFSANQPRHYDLDADYFARGKSELAPADAWLSGLTNAAIGSLELIEDHFDRGQVFPELALFDCHSCHHGMNDKRWNANSTLAPGSVRLNLSQVRLLADVIAPLDLFSSGELTSMRTAINAVNSGSQASVTQVKAGAAALTLQLRSIKAVLAEASLDAVAWAAIRENMLKQAARGAYSDFIMAEQMFLALDTLNMAINPNGTYQREVDAIFATVKDESHFSPANFKQASQQFYQRLGK; the protein is encoded by the coding sequence ATGAATAAAGGGTTACTGCCTATTATTTTTGCGTTTTTCATCTGCGCCGCATCTGCGGTGCAGGCGCTACCGCAAAACGATGAGCGTGTGCACGAAGGCGTTGCCTCGTGTGCTAATTCCGTTTGTCATGGCCGCGCTGCGCCGAAAGATGGCTCGGACGTGAACCTCAATGAATACCGTATCTGGTTAAAAAATGATGCGCATTCATTAGCCTATAAAGTGCTGCTCAACGATAAATCTAAAATGATCGCTGCAAATTTAGGTTTGCCTGATGCGCATACCGCCAAAATTTGTTTGGACTGTCATGCCGACAATGTTGCGCCAGAATATCGCGGCGCAAAATTCCAAATTAGCGATGGTGTCGGTTGTGAGTCTTGTCACGGTGGTTCGCAGAATTGGTTGGCAACACATACTGGTAAGGACGCAACCCATCCGCAAAACCTAGCGAACGGCTTGTATGCCTTGACTGATCCCGATGCAAAAGCTGGTTTATGCTTATCGTGTCATCAAGGCACCAAAGATAAATTAGCGACCCATAAAATCATGGGGGCAGGCCATCCGCGCTTACGCTTTGATATGGCGGTGTTTTCGGCGAATCAGCCGCGCCACTATGATCTTGATGCTGATTACTTTGCGCGCGGAAAATCCGAGCTAGCGCCTGCTGATGCATGGTTATCTGGCTTAACTAATGCGGCAATCGGTAGTTTAGAGTTGATCGAGGACCATTTTGATCGTGGCCAGGTTTTTCCTGAGTTAGCCTTGTTTGATTGTCATAGCTGTCATCATGGTATGAACGATAAACGCTGGAACGCAAATAGCACGCTGGCACCTGGCTCAGTAAGGTTAAATTTGAGCCAAGTTCGCTTGCTCGCTGATGTTATTGCCCCCTTAGATTTGTTTTCTAGTGGTGAGCTTACCTCTATGCGTACTGCAATTAATGCTGTTAATAGCGGTTCGCAGGCATCAGTCACACAAGTTAAAGCCGGTGCTGCTGCGTTAACCTTGCAGTTACGCAGTATTAAAGCCGTACTTGCAGAGGCCTCATTGGACGCTGTAGCTTGGGCTGCAATTCGTGAGAATATGTTGAAGCAGGCCGCGCGCGGTGCTTACTCTGATTTCATCATGGCTGAGCAAATGTTTTTGGCGTTAGATACTTTAAATATGGCCATTAATCCGAATGGTACGTATCAGCGCGAAGTGGATGCTATTTTCGCCACGGTAAAAGATGAAAGCCATTTTTCGCCAGCAAATTTTAAACAAGCGTCTCAACAATTTTATCAACGCTTAGGTAAGTGA
- a CDS encoding LVIVD has translation MKRFIHYLLLLSALIAATAYASEKAHKVERDYDFYPPAPAFQTQDVADEKSAGCMSCHTETDSKNMHSNSAVVLGCTDCHGGNASVKIEAGMTRKTDGYFAKMEQAHVLPTLPDAWLYPSSANPEISYTLLNKESPEFIRFMNPSDYRIVEDACGSCHQKEIEASKRSLHATGAMLWGGASYNNGILPFKNYILGEAYTRDGKAAAIQGPIKPDAAMTEQGVIDTLYPLPAWETVKPGDIFRVFERGGRNITNLFPETGIPNSLGVLQRLEEPGRPDFRQSNRGPGTGQRISVPLINITKTRLNDPLLWFMGTNDQPGDYRNSGCASCHVVYANDRDPRHSGFYAQHGHEGKSISKDPTISKTESGHPLQHTFSNAIPTSQCMICHMHQPNMFMNTYLGYTMWDYESDAPSMWPEKQKYPTEEEKHNVYEHNPEGAAARGKWGDREFLKNVSDLNPELKDTQFADYHGHGWNFRAIFKRDRKGNLLDAEGEKVSDEDPEKFDKAVHMSSVHLDVGMHCVDCHFSQDGHGNGHLQGEVALAVEIDCQDCHGNADSYPNLTTSGPAKLENGRDLTLLRTPDGRKRFEWINGKLFQRASLDPNKEWELSLVKDSVTLGNAHYNEKAARAKLMSKDTDNLSWGEFVPTNNRAHQDSEMECYSCHTSWTTSCGGCHLPIQANQKTERHHYEGGESRNYATYNPQVARDQIFMLGRRGDRKGGKIAPVRSTSALVLSSTNSNRENTYIQQPPISSSGYSSQAMNPHFPHTVRKTETKDCQDCHVSDSNDNNAIMSQLLMFGTNYINFVGKYAWVGSENAVNAVDVTEWEEPQAVRGSYLQKYAYPDFYQAHLDKGGELTAHTHSAGEVGCLQMRGEYLFVAEGKEGFSVYDIASIDNKGVSQRIITAPFSPLGHDAHIDSKDASCMTMPSMTQPIAYERNDSELMRVTNKETPMHPIHKYAFITDREEGLILVDINTFADGEPRNNQLERALTWNPGGVLKGANHITMGGYYAYISTPIGVLVVNLNEPLKPKLESIISVKDARATALQFRYLYVTTAEGVQVVDVTDVKNPHLLPTKIELADAQRIYLARTYAYVAAGKDGLVILDIEQADQPKVYQTFNADGELKDARDVIVATTNASLFAYVADGVGGLKVLQLTSPEIQPKFYGFSPEPNPHLIAHYQTSKPALSLSRGLARDRGVDETGEQISVFGRLGSRPLNLEEMKRLYLNPNGKPWTVPVDSSTLKRSDSYVKGDRHSND, from the coding sequence ATGAAACGATTTATTCATTACTTACTACTGCTCAGTGCGTTGATCGCAGCTACCGCATATGCGTCTGAAAAGGCACATAAAGTCGAGCGTGACTATGATTTCTATCCGCCTGCTCCTGCATTCCAAACCCAGGATGTGGCCGATGAAAAAAGTGCCGGTTGTATGAGTTGTCATACCGAAACTGATAGCAAAAACATGCACAGTAATTCAGCGGTTGTTCTTGGCTGTACGGATTGTCATGGTGGTAATGCCAGTGTGAAAATCGAAGCGGGTATGACGCGAAAAACAGACGGCTACTTTGCCAAGATGGAGCAAGCACACGTATTACCGACGCTGCCCGATGCGTGGTTATATCCAAGCAGTGCGAACCCTGAAATTAGTTATACCTTGCTGAACAAAGAAAGCCCTGAATTTATTCGCTTTATGAACCCGTCGGATTACCGCATCGTCGAAGATGCTTGCGGTAGCTGTCACCAAAAAGAAATTGAAGCCTCTAAACGCAGCCTACATGCCACCGGCGCTATGCTGTGGGGTGGTGCGTCTTACAATAATGGTATTTTACCGTTCAAAAATTATATCTTAGGCGAGGCTTACACCCGCGATGGCAAAGCGGCTGCGATTCAAGGGCCGATTAAACCGGACGCGGCGATGACAGAGCAAGGTGTGATTGATACCTTGTATCCACTGCCCGCTTGGGAAACGGTCAAACCCGGCGATATTTTCCGCGTATTCGAACGCGGTGGTCGTAACATTACCAACCTATTTCCAGAAACCGGCATCCCCAATTCGCTCGGCGTATTGCAGCGTTTAGAAGAACCGGGTCGTCCGGATTTTCGTCAGTCGAATCGCGGGCCGGGTACTGGGCAGCGTATTTCGGTGCCATTGATTAACATTACGAAAACCCGCTTAAATGATCCTTTGTTATGGTTTATGGGCACCAACGACCAACCGGGCGACTATCGTAATTCGGGTTGTGCTTCATGCCATGTGGTTTATGCCAATGACCGTGATCCGCGTCACTCGGGTTTTTATGCTCAGCATGGGCATGAAGGTAAAAGCATCAGTAAAGATCCGACCATCTCTAAAACAGAATCGGGTCATCCGTTGCAGCACACCTTTAGTAATGCCATTCCAACCAGTCAGTGCATGATCTGCCATATGCATCAGCCGAATATGTTTATGAATACCTACTTGGGTTACACCATGTGGGATTACGAATCTGATGCGCCCTCTATGTGGCCAGAAAAACAGAAGTACCCGACGGAAGAAGAAAAACACAATGTTTATGAGCACAACCCAGAAGGCGCTGCCGCACGGGGTAAATGGGGTGACCGTGAGTTCTTGAAGAATGTATCGGATTTAAATCCAGAATTAAAAGATACCCAGTTTGCCGATTACCACGGTCACGGCTGGAATTTCCGTGCGATTTTTAAACGTGATCGTAAAGGTAACCTGTTGGATGCCGAAGGCGAAAAAGTCTCGGATGAAGATCCCGAGAAATTCGATAAAGCGGTGCATATGTCATCTGTGCATTTGGATGTCGGCATGCATTGTGTGGACTGCCACTTTTCCCAAGACGGTCACGGCAATGGACACTTGCAAGGTGAAGTTGCACTGGCGGTAGAGATCGACTGCCAAGACTGTCACGGTAATGCCGATTCTTATCCTAACTTGACGACGTCAGGCCCGGCGAAATTAGAAAATGGTCGTGACTTAACGTTATTGCGCACGCCTGATGGCCGTAAACGGTTTGAATGGATTAATGGCAAGTTATTCCAGCGCGCCTCGCTTGATCCCAACAAAGAATGGGAATTGTCCTTAGTTAAAGATTCGGTAACCCTCGGCAACGCGCACTACAACGAAAAAGCCGCACGTGCGAAATTGATGAGCAAAGACACCGATAACTTAAGTTGGGGCGAATTTGTACCGACCAATAATCGTGCGCATCAAGATAGCGAGATGGAGTGTTACAGCTGTCATACGTCTTGGACTACCAGCTGCGGCGGCTGTCATTTACCGATTCAAGCGAACCAGAAAACCGAGCGTCATCATTACGAAGGCGGCGAGTCGCGTAACTATGCAACCTATAATCCACAGGTCGCGCGCGATCAGATCTTTATGCTGGGGCGTCGTGGTGATCGCAAAGGCGGGAAAATAGCCCCAGTACGATCAACCTCAGCCTTGGTGTTGTCGTCTACTAACTCGAACCGCGAAAATACTTATATTCAGCAGCCACCGATTTCGTCGAGTGGTTACAGCTCGCAGGCAATGAATCCGCATTTCCCGCATACCGTGCGTAAAACCGAAACGAAAGACTGCCAAGATTGCCATGTATCGGACTCCAACGATAACAACGCCATTATGTCGCAACTGTTAATGTTTGGTACTAACTACATTAACTTCGTCGGTAAGTATGCTTGGGTTGGCTCTGAAAATGCGGTGAATGCCGTCGATGTGACTGAGTGGGAAGAACCGCAAGCAGTACGCGGCAGTTACTTACAGAAATACGCTTACCCTGATTTTTATCAAGCGCACTTAGATAAAGGCGGCGAGTTAACGGCACATACGCATTCGGCTGGTGAGGTCGGTTGTTTGCAAATGCGTGGCGAGTATTTATTCGTGGCGGAAGGCAAGGAAGGGTTTAGTGTTTATGACATCGCCAGTATTGATAATAAAGGCGTATCACAGCGCATTATTACCGCCCCATTTAGCCCACTCGGCCACGATGCCCATATTGATAGTAAAGATGCTTCTTGCATGACCATGCCATCCATGACGCAGCCGATTGCTTATGAGCGTAATGACAGTGAATTAATGCGGGTAACGAACAAAGAAACCCCAATGCATCCAATTCATAAATACGCCTTTATTACCGACCGTGAAGAAGGTTTGATTTTGGTTGATATCAACACCTTTGCCGATGGTGAGCCGCGCAATAACCAACTTGAGCGCGCGCTTACTTGGAATCCGGGCGGTGTGTTGAAGGGTGCGAATCACATTACGATGGGCGGTTATTACGCCTATATCAGCACGCCGATTGGTGTTTTAGTGGTGAACCTAAACGAGCCGTTAAAACCGAAATTAGAATCTATTATTTCGGTTAAAGACGCCCGTGCGACCGCACTGCAATTCCGTTATTTGTACGTTACGACGGCAGAAGGTGTACAGGTCGTTGATGTGACGGATGTTAAGAATCCGCATCTGCTACCTACTAAGATCGAACTTGCTGATGCACAGCGTATTTATTTAGCGCGTACTTATGCCTATGTTGCGGCAGGTAAAGATGGTTTGGTGATTCTCGATATTGAACAGGCCGACCAACCTAAGGTGTATCAGACATTCAATGCTGACGGCGAGCTTAAAGATGCGCGTGATGTCATTGTCGCAACCACCAATGCTTCTCTGTTTGCTTATGTGGCTGATGGAGTTGGTGGTTTAAAAGTCTTGCAGCTGACATCACCCGAAATCCAGCCCAAGTTTTATGGGTTTAGCCCTGAGCCTAACCCCCATTTGATTGCTCATTATCAAACCTCTAAACCGGCACTGAGTTTGTCGCGTGGTTTAGCGCGTGATCGCGGTGTGGATGAAACCGGCGAGCAGATTTCTGTCTTTGGTCGTTTAGGTTCACGACCGTTGAACCTAGAAGAAATGAAACGACTGTATCTTAACCCGAATGGTAAGCCTTGGACTGTGCCGGTCGATTCCAGCACGTTAAAGCGCTCCGACAGCTATGTGAAGGGCGATAGGCACTCGAATGATTAA
- a CDS encoding heme-binding protein has translation MTEQSLRFKSKPLIRLVQQLALTGAVSCVALGIVSCGGGKSADSSGIGAGDVSCAGNCQADKLNSLSIADVETVIAQAVNEAKARNAKATIAVVDRVGNVLGVYRMTDADKQLKISTTADTETAIDGGLEQLILPDGADALAAIAKAVTGAYLATEGNGFSTRTAGQIIQDHFNPGERNQPGGPLFGVQFSQLACSDFSQRDLGTGVTGPGPHRSPLGLSADPGGFPLYKDGVAVGGVGVISDGRYSLDKNLLDVDSDQDELIALAASFGYQPPLNRRADRITVDGKTLRFADVDNIDLESAPDGSNTYAALTAADGDLISVTGYITTAAIRAGTVFGQADSGIRADAGLYAGQDAFVFVDGANTNRYPPIAGTAVAEPGTAVLSANEVQTVMTEALAVANSARAQIRQPLSTQARVTVSVVDTQGNVLAMAQTRDAPVFGIEVSLQKARTAAFFSSPDAADFLGDAGLAKTQYFNSDLTADRQINIGDYLTDLRTFTANSNALADGTAFSDRAGGNLSRPFYPDGIESNPNGPLSKPSGEWSPFSTGLQLDLVMNGIVQHLFHVLAGTPEVGQTCVGLDISDLNSVVETASSNRLANGIQIFPGSVPIYRGDVLVGGIGVSGDGVDQDDMIAFLGLHNASQALNGSINNAPSAIRADNLKPKGEHLRFIQCPQAPFLNSDSQNVCQGK, from the coding sequence ATGACTGAGCAAAGTTTGCGTTTTAAATCCAAGCCACTAATCCGGTTAGTGCAACAGCTTGCACTGACTGGCGCAGTATCCTGTGTTGCGCTTGGCATAGTGTCGTGCGGTGGTGGTAAGAGTGCGGATTCTAGTGGTATTGGCGCTGGCGATGTTTCTTGTGCGGGCAATTGCCAAGCCGACAAGCTCAATAGTTTAAGTATTGCCGATGTTGAAACGGTCATTGCCCAAGCGGTGAATGAAGCCAAGGCGCGCAACGCTAAGGCTACCATTGCGGTAGTCGACCGTGTAGGCAATGTGCTCGGTGTCTATCGTATGACAGACGCTGACAAACAGTTAAAAATTAGCACGACAGCCGACACAGAAACTGCAATTGATGGCGGCCTAGAGCAGCTTATTTTACCTGATGGTGCTGATGCCCTCGCGGCTATCGCAAAAGCGGTGACTGGCGCCTATTTAGCCACCGAAGGTAATGGCTTTAGTACGCGCACGGCAGGACAAATTATTCAGGATCATTTCAACCCGGGCGAACGCAATCAACCGGGCGGTCCTTTGTTTGGTGTGCAGTTTAGCCAGCTCGCCTGCTCCGATTTCTCCCAACGCGATTTAGGTACGGGCGTCACTGGCCCTGGGCCGCATCGTTCGCCGCTCGGCTTGTCTGCTGACCCTGGTGGTTTTCCGCTCTATAAAGACGGGGTCGCGGTTGGCGGCGTTGGTGTGATCAGTGACGGCCGCTACAGCCTTGATAAAAACCTATTGGATGTCGATAGCGATCAAGACGAACTGATTGCTTTGGCGGCGTCGTTTGGTTACCAGCCACCGCTCAATCGTCGTGCGGATCGCATTACGGTTGATGGTAAGACGTTACGCTTTGCCGATGTCGATAATATCGATTTGGAGTCAGCGCCCGATGGTTCCAATACGTATGCGGCATTAACCGCCGCTGATGGTGATCTGATTAGCGTGACGGGTTACATCACCACTGCGGCAATTCGTGCTGGTACCGTGTTTGGCCAAGCGGACTCCGGCATTCGTGCCGATGCTGGGCTTTATGCCGGGCAAGATGCTTTTGTGTTTGTTGATGGCGCAAATACTAACCGCTATCCACCGATTGCTGGTACTGCTGTGGCTGAGCCGGGCACTGCGGTCTTGTCAGCTAATGAAGTACAAACCGTCATGACCGAAGCATTGGCCGTTGCCAATAGTGCGCGTGCGCAAATTCGGCAGCCATTAAGCACGCAAGCACGAGTGACGGTAAGCGTGGTCGATACTCAGGGCAATGTGTTGGCCATGGCACAAACCCGTGATGCGCCGGTATTTGGTATTGAAGTCTCGTTGCAAAAAGCGCGTACAGCGGCCTTCTTTTCGTCGCCAGATGCAGCCGATTTTTTAGGTGATGCTGGCCTTGCGAAGACGCAGTATTTTAATTCTGACTTAACTGCAGATCGCCAAATAAATATCGGCGATTACTTAACCGATTTACGCACCTTTACTGCAAATAGTAATGCGTTGGCGGATGGCACTGCCTTCTCGGATCGCGCCGGTGGTAATTTATCGCGCCCATTTTATCCCGATGGTATTGAATCAAATCCTAACGGCCCATTGAGTAAGCCAAGTGGCGAGTGGAGTCCGTTTTCAACGGGCTTACAGCTCGATTTAGTGATGAACGGCATAGTGCAGCATTTATTTCATGTGCTGGCCGGAACCCCTGAAGTCGGTCAAACCTGTGTCGGTTTAGATATTAGCGATTTAAACAGCGTGGTCGAAACGGCTAGCAGTAATCGCCTAGCGAATGGTATTCAGATTTTCCCCGGCAGTGTGCCGATTTATCGTGGCGATGTGCTGGTGGGTGGTATTGGTGTATCTGGTGACGGTGTCGATCAAGATGACATGATCGCCTTTTTAGGTTTGCACAATGCGTCGCAAGCGTTGAATGGCTCAATTAATAATGCCCCCAGCGCGATTCGTGCCGATAACCTGAAACCTAAAGGCGAACACCTGCGTTTTATTCAGTGCCCGCAAGCGCCATTCTTAAATTCTGATAGCCAGAATGTGTGTCAGGGGAAGTGA
- a CDS encoding cytochrome c3 family protein, producing MKLVLEVSTGEEAIVREWDGKVLSIGRSPHSDVQLFGPGVAEHHVRIIADGDGLRLECPMNTSVVMNDETVRKAKLSVGNSFYIDSHKVSIMASGDSAITAKVRILQYDDVSKIPTATTPDNISARSTKSRKRLWSYGLLAVGLLVSLVLPMLSSFDSKAKLVFEEYGLPSDTIWTSGDLASAHNIPGIANECKVCHESPFVSVRDSVCLTCHQELPAHGNNDIHMQVGEDPRKCLSCHKEHNEPSTLVHTDNAFCTDCHADVMDWADNKKSLPPVLGFSAKGHPEFKLQYLTPQNTATGVDWQNITHGTSEMLAESSNLKFPHDLHLGGDKVQRDDGNALECSDCHSLDKNGEHFVPITMDRSCRSCHALEFDIQAKGRELHHGEPELVLQQLTEYFALQYADPALRAEREQDSRRLPTIASMSAVDRDSCKGNAIDCARKAALLEAETQFERTGCAVCHMITKDESKPLADRWHVEPIQLQDNWYNARFDHTVHMVGDEKSETAMCITCHKADVSSASADVLIPGIGKCVQCHTDAREAVTKKQVSSSCIDCHSFHIPGKPMMLDAYLGRLHD from the coding sequence ATGAAACTCGTTTTAGAAGTCAGTACCGGTGAAGAAGCCATTGTTCGTGAGTGGGACGGTAAAGTCCTTAGCATAGGTCGTTCGCCTCATAGTGATGTGCAATTGTTTGGCCCAGGTGTGGCCGAGCATCACGTGCGTATAATCGCTGATGGCGACGGTTTGCGTTTAGAGTGTCCGATGAATACCTCGGTCGTGATGAACGACGAGACTGTGCGCAAAGCGAAATTATCGGTCGGGAATAGCTTTTATATCGACAGTCATAAAGTTTCTATTATGGCGTCTGGCGATAGCGCGATCACCGCTAAAGTGCGCATCCTGCAATACGACGATGTCAGTAAAATTCCAACGGCGACAACGCCGGATAATATTTCTGCTCGCTCTACTAAGTCGCGTAAACGACTGTGGAGCTATGGCCTTTTAGCGGTTGGTCTTTTGGTGAGTTTGGTTTTACCAATGCTGTCGTCGTTTGATTCAAAAGCGAAACTGGTATTTGAAGAATACGGTTTGCCCTCGGACACCATTTGGACATCGGGAGATTTAGCCTCGGCGCACAATATTCCAGGTATTGCTAACGAGTGTAAGGTTTGCCACGAAAGCCCCTTTGTATCGGTGCGCGATTCGGTTTGTTTAACCTGTCACCAAGAATTACCGGCACACGGCAATAACGATATTCATATGCAAGTGGGAGAAGATCCGCGTAAGTGTTTGAGCTGCCATAAAGAGCATAACGAGCCTTCTACGCTGGTCCATACCGACAATGCTTTCTGCACCGATTGTCATGCCGATGTAATGGATTGGGCGGACAACAAAAAATCGCTACCACCGGTACTTGGCTTCTCTGCTAAGGGTCACCCAGAGTTCAAGTTGCAGTACTTAACGCCGCAAAATACAGCCACTGGAGTCGATTGGCAGAACATCACTCACGGCACTTCTGAAATGCTGGCAGAAAGCTCTAACCTTAAATTTCCACACGATTTGCATTTAGGTGGCGATAAAGTTCAGCGCGATGATGGTAATGCGTTGGAATGTTCCGACTGCCACTCGTTAGATAAAAATGGCGAGCACTTTGTCCCGATTACTATGGATAGATCTTGCCGCTCATGTCATGCCTTGGAATTTGATATTCAAGCTAAGGGACGTGAATTGCATCATGGCGAGCCGGAGCTGGTATTACAGCAATTGACCGAATATTTTGCACTGCAATACGCAGATCCAGCGTTACGTGCGGAGCGTGAGCAAGATAGTCGCCGCTTGCCGACTATCGCATCTATGTCGGCAGTGGATCGTGATTCCTGCAAAGGTAACGCGATTGACTGCGCGCGCAAGGCTGCGCTGCTAGAGGCTGAAACTCAGTTCGAGCGCACCGGCTGTGCTGTCTGCCATATGATCACCAAAGACGAGAGTAAACCGCTCGCTGACCGTTGGCATGTAGAGCCGATTCAATTACAAGACAACTGGTATAACGCGCGTTTCGATCATACCGTGCATATGGTCGGTGATGAAAAAAGCGAAACAGCGATGTGTATCACCTGCCATAAGGCAGATGTGTCATCGGCAAGTGCCGATGTGCTGATTCCCGGTATTGGTAAGTGCGTACAGTGCCATACCGATGCCCGTGAAGCAGTGACTAAAAAACAAGTATCCAGTAGCTGTATTGATTGCCATAGCTTCCACATTCCCGGTAAGCCGATGATGCTTGATGCATATCTAGGGCGGCTCCATGACTGA